Below is a window of Ralstonia nicotianae DNA.
CGACCACCGACTCGCGCAGATCGTGGTCGAGCAGTTGGTCCAGCGGCGTCGCGTCGTTCTCGGGGGCGCGGTTCTCGATGAAGGCGTCGGCGTCTTCGCGGTCGAAGTCTTCGTAGTACAGCAGTTGGCTGCCCTGCAGCTCCACCAGCAGCTTCTGGTAGTCGGCCAGCGACATGTTCAGGGCGGCGGCAATCTCGGTCTCGGTCGGCGCGCGGCCCTTCTGCTGCTGCAGCTTCTGGATCGCCTGCTCGATGGTGCGCGCGTTGCGGCGCAGCCCGCGCGGCAGCCAGTCCGAGCCGCGCAGCTCGTCCAGGATGGCGCCACGGATGCGCTGGGCGGCATAGAACTCGAACTGCACGCCCTGGGTTTCTTCGTAGCGCGACAGCGCGTCGAGCAACCCCATCATGCCAGCCTGGATCAGGTCGTCGAGCTCGACGCTGGCCGGCAGCTTCACCATCATCTGGTTGGCGATGCGGCGCACCAGCGGCGCGTACGCGGCCATCTCGTCGGACTTGGTCTTGCGACCGGTAGCGGTATACATGTCCATGCCTGCCTTTGGCGCGTCTTGCATGATGCGCCCTCAATAAACCATCTCGGCCGCGCACGCGGTGGCGTGGGGCGTAGGGATCGACGTTGTCTGCGCCGGCGCATGCGCCGGATCCTGCGCCGATATGGCCACCCCTGACGCCGGCGGTGCGTCGGAACCGGGCTGGGCCTCGACGCTGGCCCAGCTCAGCATCTCCTCGGCCAGCTGGCGGAAGGCCATGGCCGAAGGCGATGCGGGGAACGCGCTGACGACGGGCTTGCCGAGCGACAGCGCCAGCTCGATATGCCGGTCATCGGGGATGTAGCCGGCGAAATCGATGCGGGTATTCAGGTACTGGCCGACGGTGTTCGACAGGTTGCCGAACACGCGCACGGCGGAATCGACCGAACGCGCGCCGCTGACCACGGTGCGGATGCCGCTGCCGCCCTTGCTGCCCTGCAGCACCGCCGTCTTCTTGAGCAGCGTGTAGGCGGCCTTGATGCCCTCGGGCGCCTCCGGGAAGATCAGCAGGACGTCGTCGCAGGCCTGCGCCACGGTGCTCAGGGCGCGGATGCCGAAATGCGCGGCGACCAGCGTCACATCGGCCTCCGCGTCGTGCTGCTCGAGCACGCCGTCGAGCGCGAGGATGGTCGGCGCGCTCACCACGGCGGTATTGCGGCCCATGGTGGTGAGCGCGGCGCGCAGGTTGTCGACCACGTCGTCGACCTGCTCCTCGCCGGCGATCACGAGCACATGGCGGCACGACGACTGCCCGAGCAAGCGGCGCAGCCCATCGGCCTGGTCCT
It encodes the following:
- a CDS encoding RNA polymerase sigma factor FliA, encoding MQDAPKAGMDMYTATGRKTKSDEMAAYAPLVRRIANQMMVKLPASVELDDLIQAGMMGLLDALSRYEETQGVQFEFYAAQRIRGAILDELRGSDWLPRGLRRNARTIEQAIQKLQQQKGRAPTETEIAAALNMSLADYQKLLVELQGSQLLYYEDFDREDADAFIENRAPENDATPLDQLLDHDLRESVVAAIEALPEREKLMMSLYYEQDLNLREIGAVMGVSESRVCQIHSQAIARIRSRLRERAWLPTPG
- a CDS encoding MinD/ParA family ATP-binding protein, which produces MTTSFAKDQADGLRRLLGQSSCRHVLVIAGEEQVDDVVDNLRAALTTMGRNTAVVSAPTILALDGVLEQHDAEADVTLVAAHFGIRALSTVAQACDDVLLIFPEAPEGIKAAYTLLKKTAVLQGSKGGSGIRTVVSGARSVDSAVRVFGNLSNTVGQYLNTRIDFAGYIPDDRHIELALSLGKPVVSAFPASPSAMAFRQLAEEMLSWASVEAQPGSDAPPASGVAISAQDPAHAPAQTTSIPTPHATACAAEMVY